Proteins found in one Longimicrobiaceae bacterium genomic segment:
- a CDS encoding NYN domain-containing protein: MSSYPPRGQAPNGAPAYNPAPHAALLIDFDNVTMGVRSDLGKELKTLLNSTVFQSKVAVRRAYADWRRYPNYVVPLSESSIDLIFAPAYGTSKKNATDLRMAVDAIELAFMRPEIGTFILLTGDSDFTSCVVKLKEYGKYVIGVGMRESSSDLLIQNCDEYYSYHALSGLARVGSNEGMKEDPWLLVGKAARQMARNRDAMRTDRLKQVMIDLDPGFDEKALGYAKFSKFASDAAQKGLIRLRRVENGQYEVVVEDDGGDEPRADEIQADYRDGERDGERDRGGERDRDRERGRGRGRGRFGRDRERGPRPEGTLPMPSPIVADEAPETQDAPDFAAAAETHYEPAAYEPAVQTPEHAEAEAPSFDGGRGPEGSGTEADRLQAAYGLLQHAVRGMVGGKIGQTVRDGDVKRRMLDIAPGFDEGELGFSKFSRFLRQAHDAEVIDLRRLGEGSYEVALPASGTKLPAPAAQPGAARTEQMHPSGDGEQGAQEPQAEGSRGGRRGRGRGRGRGGDDAPRILPGQAFGASSDDGADAEAPAEAPAREEAAARAEAPARTEAPAREETPRVETSRAAETAVAADSGAAARPTGMAGRSGKRGDRGNRFGGGDGPPPLLPGQAIPSSRVAAAEAAPQQPETQPQAEAPAAEAPAATEAAPAEEAPRGRGRGRGRGGRSAAPVAEPAAPAGFDAGRLGLPTDRGEIETYITTAYRGIGRKTAESLTQAFGNDVFAALQEDPDSVRKLMGRRADALIGQWAEDYDRRSADAGAAAATEASAAESAPAETPQSEAPSAEAAQAEASTEAAPAAAEEPAASDDAEATPEQAPDSDEGEGPRRSRSRGRRGGRGRGRGGDVPAGEAEPIEAPVAAPVVAEPEPEAAPAAEAETAEAPGTDEGGEAGDAGEGARRSRGRRGGRGRGRKAGADEGPVAEPVAEAPVEAPAPEPTPEPTPEAAPAAEEKPAPRRRSRAAPKAEAAPAPEPEPAPAPAPEAVAETGEGDDGRPRRRSRSRGKGKKGDTPAPE; encoded by the coding sequence ATGAGCTCATACCCCCCGCGGGGACAGGCGCCGAACGGCGCTCCCGCCTACAACCCGGCGCCGCACGCGGCGCTGCTGATCGACTTCGACAACGTCACCATGGGCGTGCGCAGCGACCTCGGCAAGGAGCTGAAGACGCTGCTCAACTCCACCGTCTTCCAGAGCAAGGTGGCGGTGCGCCGCGCCTATGCGGACTGGCGGCGCTACCCCAACTACGTGGTGCCGCTCAGCGAGTCGAGCATCGACCTGATCTTTGCGCCGGCATACGGCACCAGCAAGAAGAACGCGACCGACCTGCGCATGGCGGTAGACGCGATCGAGCTGGCCTTCATGCGGCCCGAGATCGGCACCTTCATCCTGCTCACGGGCGACTCGGACTTCACCAGCTGCGTGGTGAAGCTCAAGGAGTACGGCAAGTACGTGATCGGCGTGGGGATGCGCGAGTCGTCTAGCGACCTGCTCATCCAGAACTGCGACGAGTACTACTCGTACCACGCGCTTTCGGGCCTCGCCCGCGTCGGGTCCAACGAGGGGATGAAGGAAGATCCGTGGCTGCTGGTGGGCAAGGCCGCGCGGCAGATGGCGCGCAACCGCGACGCCATGCGCACGGACCGCCTGAAGCAGGTGATGATCGACCTCGACCCCGGCTTCGACGAGAAGGCGCTGGGCTACGCGAAGTTCTCCAAGTTCGCGTCAGACGCGGCGCAGAAGGGGCTGATCCGGCTGCGGCGCGTGGAGAACGGCCAGTACGAGGTGGTGGTGGAGGACGACGGCGGCGACGAGCCGCGGGCCGACGAGATCCAGGCCGACTACCGCGACGGTGAGCGTGACGGCGAGCGCGACCGCGGCGGCGAGCGGGATCGTGACCGCGAGCGCGGCCGCGGACGCGGCCGCGGACGGTTCGGGCGTGACCGCGAGCGCGGGCCGCGGCCCGAGGGCACGCTGCCCATGCCGTCGCCCATCGTGGCCGACGAGGCGCCGGAGACGCAGGACGCGCCGGACTTCGCCGCGGCTGCCGAGACGCACTACGAGCCCGCCGCCTACGAGCCGGCGGTGCAGACCCCCGAGCATGCCGAGGCCGAGGCCCCGTCGTTCGACGGCGGGCGCGGGCCCGAGGGCTCCGGGACGGAGGCGGACCGCCTTCAGGCGGCCTACGGGCTGCTGCAGCACGCGGTGCGCGGCATGGTGGGCGGCAAGATCGGGCAGACGGTGCGCGACGGCGACGTGAAGCGCCGCATGCTCGACATCGCCCCCGGCTTCGACGAGGGCGAGCTGGGCTTCAGCAAGTTCAGCCGTTTCCTCCGCCAGGCGCACGACGCCGAGGTCATCGACCTGCGCCGCCTGGGCGAGGGCAGCTACGAGGTGGCGCTGCCCGCCAGCGGCACGAAGCTCCCGGCCCCCGCCGCGCAGCCCGGTGCTGCCCGCACGGAGCAGATGCACCCGTCGGGCGACGGCGAGCAGGGCGCGCAGGAGCCGCAGGCCGAGGGCTCGCGCGGCGGTCGCCGCGGGCGTGGGCGCGGCCGCGGGCGCGGTGGCGACGACGCACCGCGCATCCTTCCCGGCCAGGCGTTCGGCGCCTCGTCCGATGACGGCGCGGATGCTGAAGCTCCCGCCGAGGCTCCGGCGCGCGAGGAAGCTGCGGCGCGTGCTGAAGCACCTGCGCGCACCGAGGCTCCGGCGCGTGAAGAGACTCCGCGGGTGGAGACTTCTCGCGCTGCCGAAACCGCCGTCGCGGCGGATTCGGGTGCCGCGGCGCGTCCGACGGGCATGGCCGGCCGCAGCGGCAAGCGCGGTGACCGCGGCAACCGCTTCGGCGGAGGTGACGGCCCGCCGCCGCTGCTTCCCGGGCAGGCGATCCCGTCGTCGCGCGTAGCGGCGGCCGAGGCCGCACCGCAGCAGCCCGAGACGCAGCCGCAGGCCGAGGCGCCCGCGGCCGAAGCACCCGCCGCGACGGAAGCGGCTCCGGCGGAGGAGGCTCCGCGGGGCCGTGGACGCGGTCGCGGGCGTGGCGGAAGGTCCGCCGCACCGGTGGCCGAGCCCGCAGCTCCGGCCGGGTTCGACGCGGGCCGCCTGGGCCTGCCGACCGACCGTGGCGAGATCGAGACGTACATCACCACTGCGTACCGCGGGATCGGGCGGAAGACGGCGGAGTCGCTCACGCAGGCGTTCGGCAACGACGTCTTCGCGGCGCTCCAGGAAGACCCGGACAGCGTTCGCAAGCTGATGGGCCGCCGCGCCGACGCCCTGATCGGCCAGTGGGCGGAGGACTACGACCGCCGCTCGGCAGATGCGGGCGCTGCCGCCGCGACGGAAGCGTCGGCGGCCGAATCGGCTCCGGCGGAGACGCCGCAGTCCGAGGCGCCGTCTGCCGAGGCCGCGCAGGCCGAAGCTTCGACCGAAGCGGCTCCGGCCGCGGCGGAAGAGCCGGCGGCGAGCGACGATGCGGAAGCGACGCCGGAGCAGGCGCCGGATTCGGACGAGGGCGAGGGCCCCCGCCGCAGCCGTTCGCGCGGACGCCGCGGCGGTCGCGGACGCGGTCGCGGCGGTGACGTGCCCGCGGGCGAGGCCGAGCCGATCGAGGCACCGGTCGCCGCGCCGGTGGTGGCGGAGCCGGAGCCCGAAGCCGCTCCGGCGGCCGAGGCGGAGACGGCTGAAGCGCCGGGCACCGACGAGGGCGGCGAGGCGGGAGATGCGGGCGAGGGTGCCCGCCGCTCGCGCGGACGCCGCGGCGGTCGCGGGCGTGGCCGGAAGGCCGGCGCGGACGAGGGCCCCGTTGCCGAGCCCGTCGCCGAGGCGCCGGTGGAAGCTCCCGCGCCGGAGCCGACGCCCGAGCCCACGCCGGAAGCGGCTCCCGCGGCGGAGGAGAAGCCTGCACCGCGCCGCCGCAGCCGCGCCGCTCCCAAGGCGGAGGCTGCACCGGCTCCCGAGCCGGAGCCCGCTCCTGCTCCCGCCCCCGAGGCCGTCGCCGAGACGGGCGAGGGCGATGACGGGCGTCCGCGGCGCCGCAGCCGGAGCCGCGGCAAGGGCAAGAAGGGCGACACGCCCGCGCCGGAGTGA
- a CDS encoding DNA-3-methyladenine glycosylase — MRRSAVLPVPAPLPPGFCERPAEVVARELLGTLLVSEIGGRRCVGEIVETEAYVGPHDEASHAAERFGRTARNEAMFGPPGTAYVYLIYGMHWCVNVVTNAEGFGAAVLLRAARPVEGVEVAMERRPGRPERDLMRGPGNLCRALAIDREMNGHPLDVPPLWLAVGTPVPDADVAIGPRIGITKAADWPLRFWLRGSPWVSKTS, encoded by the coding sequence GTGCGGCGCTCCGCCGTTCTGCCGGTGCCTGCGCCGCTGCCGCCCGGCTTCTGCGAGCGCCCCGCCGAGGTGGTCGCGCGCGAGCTTCTGGGCACGCTGCTCGTGTCGGAGATCGGCGGGCGGCGGTGCGTGGGCGAGATCGTGGAGACCGAGGCGTACGTGGGCCCGCACGACGAGGCGTCGCACGCGGCGGAGCGCTTCGGGCGGACTGCGCGCAACGAGGCGATGTTCGGCCCGCCCGGAACGGCGTACGTCTACCTGATCTACGGCATGCACTGGTGCGTGAACGTGGTCACCAACGCGGAGGGGTTCGGAGCCGCGGTGCTGCTGCGGGCGGCGCGGCCGGTCGAGGGCGTGGAGGTGGCGATGGAGCGCCGCCCTGGCCGCCCCGAGCGCGATCTGATGCGCGGGCCCGGCAACCTGTGCCGCGCGCTCGCTATCGACCGGGAGATGAACGGGCACCCGCTGGACGTGCCGCCGCTCTGGCTCGCCGTGGGCACGCCCGTGCCGGACGCAGACGTCGCCATCGGCCCGCGCATCGGCATCACGAAGGCGGCGGACTGGCCGCTTCGCTTCTGGCTTCGCGGCAGCCCGTGGGTGTCAAAGACATCGTGA